GGTTAAGGTAGAGGCGGGCCGGCTTTACGCGGTTGCCGCCCAGCGGAATGTAGAGGTAGTCGCGCATCCAGCGGCCCAGCGTGATGTGCCAGCGCTGCCAAAACTCCGTGATGCTGCGCGAGATGTACGGGTTGTTGAAGTTTTCCGGAAACTGAAACCCCAGCATCCGGCCAATACCGATGGCCATATCGGAGTAGCCGGAGAAGTCGAAGTATATCTGGAAGGTGTAGGCCACGGCGCCCAGCCACGCCAGCGGCGCTGATAGCTCGGCTGGGTTCAGCTGAAAAATACGGTCGGCTTCCTGGCCTAGAGCGTTGGCAATGAGGACCTTTTTCGCTAGGCCTATCACAAAGCGAAACAAGCCCGCCAGCTTCTGGTCTACCGTATCGAAGGCGGAGCGGTCCTGGAGTTGTTCGGCTATTTCATGAAAGCGCACGATGGGGCCGGCAATCATCTTCGGGAACAGCATGATGTAGAGCAGAAAGTCCCAGAAGCTGCGCAGCGGCCGGTTCACGCCGCGGTACACATCAATAGAATACGTGAGCTTTTCAAAGGTGAAAAATGAGATACCGATGGGCAACACTACCTGCTGCCAATGCAGGGCTTCGCCGCCCAAAGCTGTCTTCACTTCGCTCAAGTTTCCGAGGAAGAAGTTGGCGTACTTGAAGTAGAACAGCATGCCTACATTCAGCAGGATGCTGCTGGTGAGGTAGATGCGTTTCTGCCAGCCCATGGCCGCGTCCATCAGCCGGATGAGGTAGAAGTTCAGAACTACCGAGCCCAGAAACAGCGCCAGAAAATTCAGGCCGCCCCAGGCGTAAAACAGCAAGCTCCCTATTAGCGCCACGGCATTTTTGAGGCGAGTAGGCGCCAGAAAATACAGCAGCAGAAACCCGGGCAGGAAATAGAACAGGAAGAGCGTACTGCTGAATACCATGAGGCGCGGAGTGGAAAGGCCCGGCGAAAATACAGGGCTACCGGCGGTACGCCGCAGCTGAGCACAAAAAAGCCGACCCGGCGCAGCAATGGATGCGCCGGGTCGGCTGATGAATCGTCGCCGGCAGGCCTAGTGCTTGCCCTTGCCGTGGCCTTTGCCGTTTCCGTTGCCATGCCCATTTCCGGGGTTGCCACCGTAGATTTTCTTGGCTTGTCCGGGCGGCAGACCTTTGCCGCTCTGCAGGCGCTTCACTTGTCCGGGCGGCAGGTATATTTCGCGGTGGCGGCTGTACTGCGACCACGGCTGCGAGCCATGATAATCCAGCACTACCGGGTGAAAAGAGCTCGGGTTGTAGCCATTGACATTCGCGACACGCACCCATTGCCCGTTTTGTGGGACGATGTAGCGCTGGGCCCGCAGATCATAGTAGCTCTGGGTTTCGGGAATGTAGTAATACTCGGTGCCGGCCGGGGTAGAAGGTCCCCAGGAGGGCGGGTTGATGTTGACCGTCACCTGAGCCTGGGCCGATGAAGTGGCTAGGCCAGTTAAGGAGCCAGCCAGTAGGCCAGTCAGGGCCATTTTTGCAAGAAGCTTCATAGAAAGAGGTGCTATGGTGGGAGGAGAAAGCATTAAGACAAGAACGGGGCCAAACCCCACGGTTCCCGCTTACGCTGCCGCTGCCAAAAATGATATAGCCAGGCTCAGGGCTTGCTGAACGCCTGTAGTGCATCTTGGCTGAAGCCTTGGTCGAAGTAGCGCAGGTTGTGCTCCGTGAAAAGTACCAGCACGATATCAAAGCGCAGCAGCTCCGCTTTACGGTCGAGGTTGGCAACACTAGTTTCGCCCTGCATCTTATCCTGATGTTTGCGCCAGACCACCTCCTTGTTGTAGTACCAAAACCGAGAGTCAGGGGAAAATAATGAGTCTAGGTAAGGATACTGTTCGATGAAATTCCAGACGAAACTATCGCCCACCACCAAGAGGCGGGGGCGCTGCTGCCCGGCCCGAATAGGCTCAAACTGAATGGTTGGGTAGGCCAACGGAAACGCCGGTGGGTTCCAGAGCAGGTTCAGGGCTTTGGTGATGTCGCCGTCGGGGTGGCGCGGCGTAGTGCTAACCTCTAGGCCAGTCTGGCGGAAGTTGGGCAGGTCGAGGTGGGCACGCTGCTCCAGGTAGCGGAAGAGGGTATCGGCCACAAGCGTGAGCCCATAGCCGCTCCAATGAATACCGCTCCGCGCAAACAACGGATACGGAGAAGAGGTCTTCCACTGCCGAAACAAGGCACCGGCATCCAGCACGTTCAGTCCGGCTTGCTGCATGTGCACAGCATAAAGATCATAGTTAGAAGAACGCTTTGGCTGATTCTCGTAGGCCACTGGCAGCAATTCCGGATATATGGCCGCCTTGCTGGGAGCCACCACAAACACCAGGAACTTGCCGCGGCGGGCCAGCGTATCCTGCACCGCCCGAAACCGACTCACGCTGGCTTGCACTTCTTCCTGGCTCACGGCATCCTGCCCAAGAGAGGCTAAAATGGGCGCTTCCTCAAACAACACCCCCCGTGCGCCTACCACCACGCCATGCGCCCTTGCTTGCCCGAAAAGACTGTAGGCCACCTGATTGCGCGGCCGGATCAGCAGATCATGAAAGCCAACATGCTCCGTGATGTAGCGCTCCAGTGCTGGCTGGTAGGTGTTGTCGCGCAGGCCTTGCCAGGTGAGAGTGGGGCGTGGTGCCGGCTCGGCATAGCCGGCTAATGAGCTCGTTCTGAAAATCTTAATATTAAGCCAGCCCTGAATGGCCGGCATCAGCAACAGCAGAAACAATACGCCAAACACGCGCCGCTTACCCGTCAGAAACGAAAACTTAGCCACGCCGCACGCTGAATAAAAACACAGAAACCATAAGAAACCCCGCCCCAGAACGCCCCGAAAAATAGCGACTATTTCGGGAGAGCCGCGTGGGCACTCATCCAGAATCAGGGCGACACAAAAAAGGCCCTTCCACCGGAAGGGCCTTTTTTGTGTTGGAAGCAGTAGCGGGTTGGGCTAGTTAATGCGGCCCCGGCCACCGCTCGGGGTGCTTATGGTCTGGTTCTGACCGCCACGGTTATTGTCGATGGTGCCGCGGTTGTCGTTCCGCTCGTAGCCGCCACCGCGGTTGTCATTACCACGATGATCATTGCTGCGGTTATCGTTGCCGCGGTTATCATGGGAGCCATAATTTCCGGGGCTTGGGTTGCTGCGGTTGTCATAGCCGCCACGATTGTCGTTGCGGTTGCCGCCGTAGTAGCCACCGCGGTTATCATCGCGGTAGTCGCCCCGGGCATACCCACCTTGGTTGTTCGGGCGGTTGTAGTAGCCATTGTTGCCGTTGTAATAGCTGCCGCGCGGAACCGCGTAGCTATAGCCGCGGCCCGGCCAGTTGGCGCCGTAGTAGCGGCCCGGCTGCACGCCCCAGTTGTTGCAATACGCACGGTGGTCACGCAGATAGCCCCAAGGCTGGCGGCCTACATACTGGATTACAACCGGGTGAAAGAAGCGCGGGTCGTAGGAAGCGTAGGCGCGCGGCAAAACCGGCGAGCTAACCCACGCTCCATATACAGGGTCGAAAAACAGGTAGGACTGGCTGTACAGATCGTAGTAGCCATCAATTTCAGGGATGTAGTAATACTGCACACCCTGCGCTACAGGTGGGCCCCAGTACGGCTGGTTGATACCCACTTGAATTTGCACCTGAGCCTGAGCTGGCTCCGTGTAAACCAGCAGGCCCAGCGCCAGCAGGAAGGCAGATTTGAGCAATAGTTTCATGAGCGAAGAGAACAAAAGGGAGATACCTATCAAACGCAAAAACAGCACCATAATTCAAAATATACGTTGGCGGCCTCAAGTTTTTAGCGGCTCGCCGGAAGAACTTCTGAAGGCGTGGGACATTTCGGCCACTTGCGTTGTTATAGGCCGTCTATCCTCTTCTGTACCTGTTGTTGAAACAGGAATGCTAAGCCGCTAACAGGCTTGGCAAATACCTACACGAGGGTAGCCATCGGGGCGCGTTTTGCGTACCTTTGCAGACTTATCCGCTTCGCTGTTGCATGGCCAAAAAAACAACTGCCGCTACTAGTTCCTCTACTTCGGCTGCTTCTAAAACCAAAGCGGCCCCCAAGGCCGACCGCGCAGCTAAAGCGCCGGCTACCAAGGCCGCCAAAAAAGCGGCTCCGGCGGCTCCTCAGCCCGACCTGACCACGGCGAAGGGTGCGCAGCAGGCGGCTATGGCTTCCACACCCCGCTCTGAACAGATTTCCGAAGCAGTAGTAGCCACGGCCACTACGCTGGAGCTGCCTGGCGTATTGCCCTCCCTCGCGAAAGGCCAGCTAGGCCACCACGCCGCCGATATGGACGCGCCTTTTATTGAGGTATATGGCGCACGGGAGCACAACCTGAAGAACGTATCTATTAAGATTCCGCGGGGCCGGCTGGTGGTGTTCACCGGTATTTCAGGCTCGGGCAAGTCGTCGTTGGCCTTCGATACCATCTATGCTGAGGGCCAGCGGCGCTACATGGAGACGTTTTCGGCCTATGCCCGGAGCTTCATGGGTGGCCTAGAGCGCCCCGATGTGGACAAGATTGAGGGCCTGTCGCCGGTTATCAGCATCGAGCAGAAAACCACTTCGCGCAACCCGCGCTCCACGGTCGGGACTATCACCGAGATATACGACTTCTTGCGCTTGTTCTACGCCCGTACCGCCGAGGCGTTCAGCTACGCTACGGGCAAGAAGATGATCCGGCAGAGCGATGACCAGATCATCAATTACATCCTCAAGCACTACGACGACAAGAAGCTGGTAGTGCTGGCTCCGGTAGTAAAGGGCCGGAAAGGGCACTACCGCGAGCTGTTCCAGCAGATTGCCAAGCTGGGCTTCACGAAGGTGCGCGTAGATGGCGAGCTGCTCGACATAACGCCCAAGATGCAGGTGGACCGCTACAAGATCCACGACATCGAGATTGTGATTGACCGCTTGGTGGTGAAGGAAGAAGACCGGTTCCGACTGTCGGGCTCGGCTCAGAACGCTCTCACCCACGGCAAAGGCACCATGCTGGTGCTGGCCCCCGACGAGAAGAATGAGGCCAAAAAGACGCAGTTCTTCTCGCGCTTCCTTATGGACCCCACTACCGGCATCGCCTACGATGACCCGGCCCCCAATACGTTTTCCTTCAACTCTCCATACGGTGCCTGCCCCGTCTGCAATGGCCTGGGTGAGGTACAGGAAATCACCGAAGACTCGGTGATGCCCGATAAGAAGCTGAGTGTGAGCCGCGGCGGCATTGCGCCGCTGGGCGAGTACAGAGATATCTGGATTTTCCAGCAGCTAGGCCTCATCCTGAAGAAGAATAAAGCTAGCCTCAGCACGCCCATCGAGAAGCTCCCCGAAGACTTAGTGCAGCGTCTGCTTTATGGTGTGGCCGAGGACGAAGATGCTGACCCCAAAAAGCCGAACTATACCGAGCCGTTCGAAGGCATTATCCCGTTCCTGCAGCGTCAGATGGAGTCCGATTCGGAGAACATCCGGGAATGGATTCAGCAGTATACCCAGGCGCAGGAGTGCCCCGAGTGCCACGGCTTCCGCCTGAAAAAGGAATCCCTGCACTTCAAGATTGCCGATAAGCACATTGGAGAGCTATCGGTGATGGATTTGAACGATCTGGCCGATTGGTTTGAAGGGCTGGAAGACCGTCTCACAGACCGCCAGAACCTGATTGCGCGTGAGCTGCTGAAAGAAATTCGCAAGCGCATTGGTTTCCTGCTGGAAGTAGGCCTCGATTACCTGAACCTGCACCGCTCCGTGCGTACACTTTCGGGCGGCGAAAGCCAGCGCATCCGTTTGGCCACCCAGATTGGTACCCAGCTGGTAGGCGTGCTCTACATCATGGATGAGCCCAGCATTGGTCTGCACCAGCGCGACAACGAGCGCCTGATCAAGGCCCTGCAGCACCTGCGCGACCTGGGTAACTCCGTGATTGTGGTGGAGCACGATAAGGACATGATCATGCACGCCGACCACGTGCTGGACATTGGCCCCGGTGCCGGTATTCATGGCGGGCACATTGTGGCGCAAGGTTCGCCCAAGGAAATCTTCACATCGGGCAGCTTAACCTCGCAGTATCTCAGTGGGCAGAAGCACATTGAGCTGCGCAAGAAAAAGCGTGCCGGTGAGGGCAATGAGCTGGTGCTGAAAGGTGCCCGTGGCCACAACCTCAAAAACGTAACGGCCAAGTTTCCGCTGGGCAAGCTCATTGCCGTGACGGGCGTATCAGGCTCGGGCAAGTCGTCGCTCATCCACGACACGCTGTACCCAATTCTCAACCAGCACTTCTTCAACGCCAAGCGTGAGCCACTGGCCTACGACAAGATCGAAGGCCTGGAGCTCATTGATAAAGTGATTGAGGTAGACCAGTCGCCGATTGGACGCACGCCGCGCTCCAATCCGGCTACGTACACCGGCGTGTTCACCGAGATTCGCCAGCTGTTCTCGTCGCTGCCGGAAGCCAAGATCCGGGGTTACGGGCCGGGCCGCTTTTCCTTCAACGTGAAGGGTGGGCGTTGCGAAACCTGCGAAGGAGCTGGCATGCGAACCATCGAGATGAACTTCCTGCCCGACGTGCACGTGCCCTGCGAAACCTGCAAAGGCCGTCGCTACAACCGCGAAACGCTGGAAGTTCGCTTCAAAGGCAAGTCCATTACCGACGTGCTGGATATGACGGTGGAGAAAGCTGTAGAGTTCTTCGAGTTTCAGCCCCGCATTCTGCGCAAGATCCAGACCCTGAATGAAGTAGGCCTCGGCTACCTCACGCTAGGCCAGCAAGCTACTACGCTTTCAGGTGGCGAAGCCCAGCGGGTGAAACTGGCCACCGAGCTCAGCAAAAAGGACACCGGCAAGACGTTCTACATCCTCGATGAGCCCACGACTGGCCTACACTTCGAGGACATCAACCACCTCTCGGTAGTGCTGCACAAGCTGGCCGATAAAGGCAACACAGTGCTCATCATTGAGCACAACCTGGACCTGATTAAGGTGGCCGACCACGTCATTGACATCGGGCCGGAAGGTGGCGGAGGTGGCGGCACTATTGTAGCCCAAGGCACACCGGAGCAGGTAGCTAAGTCGGGCAAGGGGCACACCAGCCGCTTCCTGGCCGAAGAGCTGCGCACCAGCAAATACGCTACTGAAACGGAAAGTAAAGCGGAAAAAGTGGCCTAGACCACTTTTTCCGCTTTACTTTAGTAAAGAACAAAAGAGCCGCTTCCTGAACAGGAAGCGGCTCTTTTATGATCAAGTATTTAGAGCCAAGGTGGCCTACATGGTACCGCTAGCGTGCTGCTTAAACATAGTGAGGTGGGCCTGTACTACGGGCTGCACCTTTGTGATGAAGCCTTGTACATCGCTGTCCTTGGTCATCTTCTGATGTGCTGCCAGCGTGTTCAGAGTCTTCTGGTGGTCCATTTCCATTTGCTGCATGTACTTCGTTTCGAAGTCCTTGCCCGACAGCTTGCGCATATCGGCGGCAATGGTCTTGTGCTCGGCGTCCATGTCGGCGGGGAGCGTTACGTTCTTTTTCTGCGCAATGGATTTCAGATCATTCGTGGACGTAGTGTGGTCCTTAATCATCATGTTGGCGTGGTCTTTCACCATGCCCGTTACGCCTTTCTCCAGGGCCAGCTTGCTGAGCTGAATCTCGTTCTGGTCGCTGGCTGCAGCCGACTTCATGAACTCAGCATCCGTGGAATGCGGAGCCGTAGGCCCGTTGGGGTCAGCCATAGCAGAACCAGCCGCCATACCAGAGTCGGCGGGCATGCCAGAGGTAGCCATACCGCTGGTATCGGTAGCGGTAGCATCCGTTGCTGTTGTATCAGAAGCAGCCGTCGTCGAGTCGTTCGAAGAGCAAGCCGAGGTAATCATCAGGGCCGCAATGGCCATGCTAAACAAAGTGCGTTTCATAGTAGTGGATGGTTTGGAGTGGGGTAGGGAAAAAACGCGCAAATAATTACTTACGCGATTCCAGGGCAGTGCTCATCTTTTGCGCCATTTCCAGGTGGTGCTGCAAGACGGGTACTTGTTTAGTAGCAAAAGCTTTAATCTCAGGATCAGAGGCTTTTACAGAGGCTTTCGTGAATTCCTTCACGTCTTCCTCATGGTCCTTGACCATTTCTTTCAGGTATTCTTTGTCCATCTCGGTGCCCTTTTCCTCGGTTACATCTTTCAGAACTTTCTGATGATCGTCGCCTAGGGTGGCGGGTAGCGTGATGTTCTTTTTGGCGGCCAGGGCTTTCAGCTCCGCATTGGCTTTGGTGTGGTCCTTCACCATCATGTTGGCGAATTCTTTGCCCTCCGAGGTGGTGCCCTTAGCGGCTACTGCCTGGCCTAGCTGTACTTCCAGCATGCCGCCACTAGCCGCTTTGGCCATAAACTCAGCATCGAAGTTTTTACCTTCTTCTTTCACATCACCCAACTCTGTGTCAGAAGTGGCTGCTTCGTTTTTCGCTTCATTCGTTTGCTCTGCTTGCTTCACCGAGTCCTGGGAGTTGCAGGCTGCGGTTCCAACGAGTAGGGCTAGGGAACAGGTCAGAAATAAGAAGGAACGTTTCATGGCAGATGAGGGGATAGAGGTGGATGCTACTGGTGGCCTAGAGCCGCTATGCTACTTGGCAGTGTCGGCGGTTGCCGAATCTGCATCGGCCGTAACGGTGGGGCCAGCATTGTTATCAATCACGACGGCATCGGCTTTCACACCACCTTCCGTGGCAGCAGAATCCATGTCCGTTACAGCCGTACCAGCAGTACCATCCGTGCGTTTGTTTGCGTCGCCGCAGCTGCTGAGTGAAAGGGCAGCGAAAAGGGACAGTACCGAGAGAATGCGCATTTTCATAAAGGAGAATGTTAAGTCCAGAAAACTGGAAAAGAAGTTATTTTTTGAGTTGATCTTGAAGTTCTTCAGCAGCTTCCAGATGCTGTTTCAGCAAGGGCAGCTGCTGGGTGGCCAGTTGCCGGATGTCGCCATCGTAGGCCTCATCCCGCATATCCTCCGCCTCGTCTACAGCTTTCTTGTGCAGGTCGATGAGCGCATCGGTATACTTTTGGTCGAAAGCGGCTCCGTTCAGGGCGGCTAACTGGCCTAGCGTCTGGGCTTGGTCGCCGCCTAGGCCAGTAGGCAGCACAATGTTTTTCTGCGCGGCCAGCGTCTGGATGGTTTGCTGGTTGGCCGCGTGTTGGGCTACCAGGCTCTGGGCAAGGGCTTTGACTGCTGGTGCAGTAGATTTAGTCTGGGCCAGTTGGCTGGCGTCGCGCACAAACATGTTGTGGCTGGCCGTATTCACCACGTACTCGGCATCCTGCTCCTGCTTTTCGGTAATGGCTTCGTCGCCAATGCGCTTTTCGTTTTTGAACTTGGCTTCTGCTACCGGGTCTTTGTTGCTCTCGCCCGAGGAGCAGGAGGAGAGGCCTAGCGGTAGAAGCAGAAGTGGGAACAACCGGGAAACAGACATAAAGACAGGATATTACGACCGATGGGGTAGATGCCCTGAACTATACGCACCCCCGGGAATGGAG
The Hymenobacter gelipurpurascens DNA segment above includes these coding regions:
- a CDS encoding MBOAT family O-acyltransferase, producing the protein MVFSSTLFLFYFLPGFLLLYFLAPTRLKNAVALIGSLLFYAWGGLNFLALFLGSVVLNFYLIRLMDAAMGWQKRIYLTSSILLNVGMLFYFKYANFFLGNLSEVKTALGGEALHWQQVVLPIGISFFTFEKLTYSIDVYRGVNRPLRSFWDFLLYIMLFPKMIAGPIVRFHEIAEQLQDRSAFDTVDQKLAGLFRFVIGLAKKVLIANALGQEADRIFQLNPAELSAPLAWLGAVAYTFQIYFDFSGYSDMAIGIGRMLGFQFPENFNNPYISRSITEFWQRWHITLGRWMRDYLYIPLGGNRVKPARLYLNLWTVFLLSGFWHGAAWNFVAWGAFHGLFLILDRLFQLRLSRLLGPLSIVPTFLITVVGWVLFRAESLSAALAYLGTMFRLDWPSHSLVGLSPEFWTTLGLAATLSFMAALPRVERWELGWLTAEPMPLRRAIGLGLLTVVLFLLSASYVVSSTFNPFIYFRF
- a CDS encoding alginate O-acetyltransferase AlgX-related protein, producing MAKFSFLTGKRRVFGVLFLLLLMPAIQGWLNIKIFRTSSLAGYAEPAPRPTLTWQGLRDNTYQPALERYITEHVGFHDLLIRPRNQVAYSLFGQARAHGVVVGARGVLFEEAPILASLGQDAVSQEEVQASVSRFRAVQDTLARRGKFLVFVVAPSKAAIYPELLPVAYENQPKRSSNYDLYAVHMQQAGLNVLDAGALFRQWKTSSPYPLFARSGIHWSGYGLTLVADTLFRYLEQRAHLDLPNFRQTGLEVSTTPRHPDGDITKALNLLWNPPAFPLAYPTIQFEPIRAGQQRPRLLVVGDSFVWNFIEQYPYLDSLFSPDSRFWYYNKEVVWRKHQDKMQGETSVANLDRKAELLRFDIVLVLFTEHNLRYFDQGFSQDALQAFSKP
- the uvrA gene encoding excinuclease ABC subunit UvrA; the encoded protein is MDAPFIEVYGAREHNLKNVSIKIPRGRLVVFTGISGSGKSSLAFDTIYAEGQRRYMETFSAYARSFMGGLERPDVDKIEGLSPVISIEQKTTSRNPRSTVGTITEIYDFLRLFYARTAEAFSYATGKKMIRQSDDQIINYILKHYDDKKLVVLAPVVKGRKGHYRELFQQIAKLGFTKVRVDGELLDITPKMQVDRYKIHDIEIVIDRLVVKEEDRFRLSGSAQNALTHGKGTMLVLAPDEKNEAKKTQFFSRFLMDPTTGIAYDDPAPNTFSFNSPYGACPVCNGLGEVQEITEDSVMPDKKLSVSRGGIAPLGEYRDIWIFQQLGLILKKNKASLSTPIEKLPEDLVQRLLYGVAEDEDADPKKPNYTEPFEGIIPFLQRQMESDSENIREWIQQYTQAQECPECHGFRLKKESLHFKIADKHIGELSVMDLNDLADWFEGLEDRLTDRQNLIARELLKEIRKRIGFLLEVGLDYLNLHRSVRTLSGGESQRIRLATQIGTQLVGVLYIMDEPSIGLHQRDNERLIKALQHLRDLGNSVIVVEHDKDMIMHADHVLDIGPGAGIHGGHIVAQGSPKEIFTSGSLTSQYLSGQKHIELRKKKRAGEGNELVLKGARGHNLKNVTAKFPLGKLIAVTGVSGSGKSSLIHDTLYPILNQHFFNAKREPLAYDKIEGLELIDKVIEVDQSPIGRTPRSNPATYTGVFTEIRQLFSSLPEAKIRGYGPGRFSFNVKGGRCETCEGAGMRTIEMNFLPDVHVPCETCKGRRYNRETLEVRFKGKSITDVLDMTVEKAVEFFEFQPRILRKIQTLNEVGLGYLTLGQQATTLSGGEAQRVKLATELSKKDTGKTFYILDEPTTGLHFEDINHLSVVLHKLADKGNTVLIIEHNLDLIKVADHVIDIGPEGGGGGGTIVAQGTPEQVAKSGKGHTSRFLAEELRTSKYATETESKAEKVA
- a CDS encoding DUF4142 domain-containing protein, which produces MKRTLFSMAIAALMITSACSSNDSTTAASDTTATDATATDTSGMATSGMPADSGMAAGSAMADPNGPTAPHSTDAEFMKSAAASDQNEIQLSKLALEKGVTGMVKDHANMMIKDHTTSTNDLKSIAQKKNVTLPADMDAEHKTIAADMRKLSGKDFETKYMQQMEMDHQKTLNTLAAHQKMTKDSDVQGFITKVQPVVQAHLTMFKQHASGTM
- a CDS encoding DUF4142 domain-containing protein, with protein sequence MKRSFLFLTCSLALLVGTAACNSQDSVKQAEQTNEAKNEAATSDTELGDVKEEGKNFDAEFMAKAASGGMLEVQLGQAVAAKGTTSEGKEFANMMVKDHTKANAELKALAAKKNITLPATLGDDHQKVLKDVTEEKGTEMDKEYLKEMVKDHEEDVKEFTKASVKASDPEIKAFATKQVPVLQHHLEMAQKMSTALESRK
- a CDS encoding DUF4142 domain-containing protein; this translates as MSVSRLFPLLLLPLGLSSCSSGESNKDPVAEAKFKNEKRIGDEAITEKQEQDAEYVVNTASHNMFVRDASQLAQTKSTAPAVKALAQSLVAQHAANQQTIQTLAAQKNIVLPTGLGGDQAQTLGQLAALNGAAFDQKYTDALIDLHKKAVDEAEDMRDEAYDGDIRQLATQQLPLLKQHLEAAEELQDQLKK